Within the Syngnathus scovelli strain Florida chromosome 6, RoL_Ssco_1.2, whole genome shotgun sequence genome, the region AGAAACTAGTTTCCTCTGGCTGAAGACCAGAAGAGCAGGTAAGAGaacagcaaatatttttttttcttcccccccaaaaaaaatctaactcaACGATCAGAATGGAACAATTACAAATTTAGACTTGAGTGTACCTTATTTATCAGTCTGTTGTAGAACTTGAAGAATCTTATCTTCTCCCCTCCCAGTTAAAGACCAATTCCTTTCTAAGCGCGGAGAGTGGATCCTTGTAAATGTCAACTGTAATGGATATTATCGGGTCAATTACAACCCAGAGAATTGGGAAAAACTCCTGAATCAGCTGGAATCAAACCCGAATGTGAGTACGAAGCCAACGTGGCAAATCATAATAGAACTACGTAGTAATCATTGTAGCCTGTCTATGTTATATTTAGATTTGAAAATTATGAGTGAGAATGAGTATGTAGTATTTAGCTTCAGATATTTGTTAAACAGAAAATTATGACTGTCAGTTGGAATACTCTTGAGCAAGGCACCAGACTAACGTAGGTATAGTTTATGTAGCCCCTAATACAGGGTTGCAGGTTCAATAGCTGTTCCTCGTGGCTCCCTTTGAATTGTTCCAAAAATCTTTTACACAGCAATCATGTGTTTTTGTGCGTCTCATCTTGTTTTTTGCTTTCTAGCGCATTCCAGTGATGAACAGAGGGCAGCTCATTGATGATGCATTTCATTTGGCAAGgtattattgctttttttttttttaaatctgactATTGACGTATTTGGTCAACGCAACCACATTGTTCCTTCACTTTGCTAAATTTTTCTTTTAGGGCCAAAATGGTCAATGTGACTCTGGCTCTGAAAACAACGTGGTTCCTTCGCAATGAGAAAGCTGACATACCCTGGGAGTCCGCAGTTCGCAATCTTGAGTACTTTGTCCACATGTTTGACCGTTCCGAGGTGTATGGACCCATGCAGGCATGTTTCATTATGTTCCATTATGAGCAGTTCAATTACTTACTAAACATTCATAACATCACTATTCGCcacatttttgttgtctttATCACTGATATATTTACCAGTGacataaaaatatttgttgGCTATAAAATCAAACAATAAAATTGTGCTTGAGTAACATTCCAAGGTTGGAACCATGCACTCTGTTTCAGGCCTATCTTCGGGCGCAAGTTAAAAACTTGTACAGTTACTACAGAAACTTCACAGACAACTCTGAAATTCCAACGAGCCAATCCTTACAGTAAGGAAATATTTCCCTTGCACTAATTTGTATTTTGATCAGTTTAATATTCTGTATGTAGTTTAGCAAGCACATTAGTAttcatcatatatatatatattaaatttcattttcgtttcttatttaaaaaaacaataacaataataaaatgagAATTATTGGTAATTGATGCATTAGATAATTTTTCTGTCATAGCCCATGGTATAGTTCTTTAGCCTGAAGGTTTTAACCTTGCCATCATTTTGTTAAAGGTTCATTACCCATAAAAGTCGGTAAGTAGGTAGGGAGGGAGGTTGTAGAGGTGCCTGGGTTGGTAGGAAGACATGCTGACCTTCTGATGGTTTGAGAAATCAAGTATAATAGCACAACAATGGGCAAAAAACACCTGTTATGCTGTTGATATTTGCCAAAAGAATGTTAACTGATCACTTTCGCAAAGAAATAATACTGGGTTTCATTTCAAGGCACAACCAGATCACAACCATTGATTTGGCTTGTTCCAATGGACTCGAAGAATGCACTGAAATGGCCACGTTGATGTTTGACAAGTGGATGAATAGCAATGATACCAACATCAACAGGTATGAACACACAAGgctaataaataattaaatgtggTGGTGATCTTAATTGTGTAGattgttattgtgtgattttagtCTCTAGCGATGGTTTAAGAAAGAAAAGTATTATTTTTAGGCCGGTGACTAATTGTCAAAAAGATCTTTTGTTTTTGACATACCCGCACCTAACAATGTTTTTCCTCATCTGTAAAATCTGTCATATACAAAATGGTTTAAAATGCTAAGAATAATTTACTGCAAACTTTGTTAAATTTAGAAATATTTCTATACATCTCAAAcctacaaaaaaatataattacatATTGGTCATATGAATGTGATCAAGGCAGGGTGACCAAAGTTGCATACGTGTGTCATTTTATTGAAAGGATTATCAAATCCAAAGTTCAAAAATACTGTCAACTTGTCTTCTGTGTGTGCTATTGCCAAGCCATAAACCTCAGTTAGGCACATGATTATATTTTTAATCTTTGTTTCCATGGTAACTGTATAATATCATGTGTCAGATGAAAGTCTAATTTATTAACTGTATTTAACCAAAAAACACTTGCTGAGGTTGATCTTACACTAAGAACAAGATTCTGAAAGGCGCtagtaattattattttgtgtaatcTACATCCCAGACCTTTAGGAACATAAGAATTAAGTTGGGAACAACAAACTTCTAAACTTTGACTTGTATGAGAATTCAGTTTAGAACGACTGGAACAACTTGTGTCATAATACGAATAAGTTCCTTTCCCAGCTTTATCTTATTAtcatattttgttatttttgacCCCATAAGTTGATATTTGTTGAGGCAACACAAGTAAACTCACAGGAAAACTACTTTTGTCTGCAATTCTCAAGATGAAATCAAATCAGTGTGACCTCTGATTAGCATTTGACTTCAGATTTATGACACCTAGTGTTCCAAACTGGATTAACTTTAGGACAGTTGAATTCCAAGATTCCAATTTCTTGGATTTTCCAAAAATCCATAGAAATATATCAGAAAACAAAGCATCCCGAAAATTGCAATAATGtttcatgtgtgtttgtgtgactcaGCATTCACCCCAACTTGCGGTCAGTCATCTACTGCCAAGCTCTGGCcgctgggggggaaaaagagtGGGAGTTTGCTTGGGATAAGTTCCTGACCACGAATAAAACCTCAGAGAAAGACCAGCTTCGTAAAGCGCTGTCGTGCACCAAGAAGATCTGGCTTCTAAGCAGGTGAAGCTAACAGTGGCGTTCAAACTCGATGATGTTAAATACGataaaagctttaataacatcatCTTATTTTATTACAGCCGCACCTTTAGATAAGTTAAATTCCACATTAAAGAGAAGTCTTGGTTATCTTGCAGATACCTGGAGTACACTTTGGACCCTGAGAAGATACGACTGATGGATGTTACGCCTACTATTAATTACATTGCCTCAAATGTGGCGGGACATGGATTGGCCTGGGATTTCATTCGAGCAGAATGGGACTACGTTAGTCAGAGGTTGGTATTCGTCAATAATCTGTGTTGTCATAATGTGTCACAACATAAAATGGAAGCTGACCACTTGCCCATTTACATCGGCCACTGAAGTGAGCAGTTCCTCGAACAAACAGCTGCCATAAATCTTATAATCCACAGTGGCTTGTTTAAATGAGTTGTCATCTCGCGCAAAGGTCATGAATTGTAATCAGACCTTATCTTGATTTCTTTCTCATGAAACCCACAAGGAACATTTCATTTCAAACGCTATGATAGTAATGACATAATCCAGCTCTCCAATTTACAGTTCAAATATTTTCAGCATTACAATTACATTTTGTTATTGTATGTCACCAGTGATGGAGCCAAGCTGATCGAGGGAGTGGCCAAGAGGTTCTCGTCAGAGTTCGAACTGGAGGAGGTAATTTACCATGACGCCGAAACAAACATCTCATAACCCACAAGTCATCAGATGAGTCTCTCGACCGGCTGTCATTACTATTGGGTTTTATTGATATGACGTAAAATGCAATTTTCTTTTTCATCAACAAAGTTGGTTGGTGTGACAAAATATTGAAGCAACAtgctcattttttttgtctcaccaACAAGGCACAATAGGAGCTTAAGGGTTGCCTTGGGTTTCTTTTTGAATTGTTCCTGGTTCCTATTTACCCATTGCTTGGTTTGAGCCTTAGGATAAATTTTAGCTGATGACCTGAAAAATATCCATCCTTTTGAACCTCTGCAGTTGAAGGCTTTTGGCGCAAAGAATGAGACTTCTGCTGTTTCTGGAGCTGTGGAGCTGGCAATTGAGCAGGTCAAAGTCAACATCCAGTGGGTCAGCGAGAACAAGGATACCGTACGGGAATGGTTTCGAAGCAAAACCAATTACGACATTTAGCATTTGTTCGGACGTGTTAGATGGTGGGGGGGCATCTTTGAAAGACCTTCCTCTGCTACTAAATTCAGAATGTAAAAACTCTGAAGACAAGTCcaacaaaatggatgaatgatcTAACTGATGCACTTTTCTAAAACCCAATTCCAGAGATGATTACAGAAATTAAACATaccataattttcggactataagtcgcgtttttttttttccatagtttgggtgggagggcgacttatactcaggagcaacttatatatatatttttttcacaaattcacatcacttgatcacttcacatgttgctatcgtttagcctgttgttgctcgttcatgactgttcttggtgtgggattttgtcgaataaattgccccccaaaatgcgacttatactccggagcgacttatatatgttgttttcactttttggggcattttatggctggtgcgattatactccggagcgacttatagtccgaaaattacggtactcctTTCTGCTAAACACAGCAAtcaataatttttatttatcgAAAATACATTATTCAAATGCAATGGAAGAAATGAATACTGCTAATGTCCAAGTCCATCAGAGCCAAAGAACACTCTAACTAGGTTATAGAATACTTGTTTTAGATAACCAAGATGTTTGTTGTAATAATGTGACCAAATAATTTGTGTACAAGGCAGAAACTGAGTTCTTCTGATCAATGGAGTGCCATCAGAACTTATTGGAATATTGTGGTCAGTGGTATCTCCAATGTACAAGTTCAAGCGACTTATTCCATAGAGCATGTGTTGACCAAAAACATCCCATTGAGTTGAGAAGTACAAAGGAATGCAAAGAATGATGACAGTATGTGCTATTTGTTTATTGTTTACATTATTGCAGTGTTTTAGTAAAAAAGCTAAATATTTTGTACATTTAAAGGCAAGAATTGGATACATTTGTGTTTACGTATGTTTGTAGTTATAGATGACAAGAAAAGTGGGGACTACTCACCGACAAGTGATGTATACTAAATAAAGagttgaagaaaaataaaatgacagtaAATGAAAGGGAATGAGTATCGCATGTCAATTTATTTTACATTCTGCCCTTTTACGACAATGAATCACGAACTAAGCTGATAAAGTCAAATTCAAGTTAATGTTCTGAAAATTAGTTAATTCATACGCTGTTTGTTTTTCCCATTTTCACTGTGGCAAGTGCTTTGCAGCTGTTGTAAAATTTGCTGTATTTACTataaagttttattttattgtttttgtaagGGATTTAAAGAGTGTAGTTTCACATATGTAATTGAGGAGACAAAGCTGACGTgagaatatttatattataactTTCTGTTATACAGTAAATCAGGGACATGTGGTCAATGGAGGTAAAAATTTGAATAACTAATGATAGACAAATAACATTCTTTTCTATTTCAGTTATCGGTCATGTGAAGAGCAAGGCCAGAACTTAAACATCTGCCTTGAACATaaggaaaataaacatataAACTACTTTTATTACCGGATTGCGCAATGGCAACGGGTGGATAAATTGATGGGCACTAGCTTATTTAAGACGTTTGTGCCATTGTTGCCGCCAACAGTTTTGGCCGTGGAAAATTTGAAGTCTGAAGTCATGTATGTATTTGGAAGTGTTAATAGAAGAGGAAAACGATGCATAATTCGATTTTAGGTAGTATGCTGGAATTTAAGCCTACTTTCTAATGCAACGTGACCAAATATGCACAAAAGAAGCAGAGCAAGTCAAACAACAGAGCTTGTGTAGGTGACCAAATCAAAACCAGATCTTGTCGGTTTTACTCAGAGAGAAAAAATCAGTCTTACTTTGTAAGTGCAAAGGAACGATTCAAGCCAAGGCCACACATGCAACAAGTTTGGTTTCTGGTGGGGGAACCGAAGCAATCTGATCCAAGACATCGAGCTGAAGTTCAATCTGGAGATGGGTCAAGAGCTCGAAGCTACAATCTTCTCTTTAGTCATCCTAAGGATCAAAATGGTGAGCTTTTTAAAACCTTTAGTAGCGTTTGCATTATATCCGATCTTTACTGTTCCATAACCATGACTCATGATATAAAAACTATTTTGCTCTTTCCACTGTTCTTGCAGTAAACACTGTACGTGTGTCTGAATtaggtttattttgaaattgtgcCCTCACCCATTCATCTTCCTGCGATCCCTCTCCTTCACCTCCAGGCTTCTGGGCGTAATCTGCTCCGGCCTTGTTGGCCATAATCTTGTCTGTCCACGATGCTCCGGTCTTCTCATCTCCAGCAAAGTTACATTTGGACACTGTGCCACCCTCTACTTTAGCTAAGGAGActaaaaatagcaaaaaaaggTGCGAAGTGAAGAAAAGAGAGTTGGTCTTAAAAGAGTGTGAATAAAATACCCATCTGGCCAAACATAAATTAGTAAATTGAAAAGGATTTTTAAATcatcgtattttgtttttatttacatttgacaccatttcccaacttcaaccgaacccggtgaaatttgttttatttgcttTTTACTGAGTTTTGGCACTAGTATAACATGCATGTTACATAATTGTGGCCATTTTCTTCATCAATGACTTGAATATTATAGGTACTCACATATAAAGGGGCTGTTTCCTCTCGTCTTCAGTCGAATGTCTGTTTCAGTCTCCAGCTCTGTTTTGTCCATCTCACATTCAGGGTACCAGAAGGCCCATGTGCCGTCAGGTCTGTACTTGTCAGTTATTTTCACCAGCTCGGCTTTACGTATCAGTGCTGAAAGCTGCTCCTCTGACAGTATGTCCGACTCCCCTTTAGCTTCCACTTCTACATATAAATAAACGGAGACATGATTTACCTCCAAATAATTCTGGGCAACTTTGTTACATCAGTGCTTATTAAACTgggagtgcatttttaaatgcagAGTATAATTTTAAGGATAAggtcttaaaatgtttctttgttgtttttggtgGTGTTGTTGTGCCATTTATATAATGGTCAATATTTACCTTTAATAATAGTGCTAATAAACTACGACTACTTCTATtgttaataaataataacaacaataatagtGAATAAGAGTGATCACGAGTCGGATTCTATGGTGTTTTGAGAGTTGCTGCAACCCAATTCTGCCTCATGGGAAGCCCCGCCCTAAGTTTTCCAAGTTGGCAGATTGATTAAATATCCCATTTGAGGAAATGCTGAATGATGAACGTGACAAAATTAATGAAAATAGAAATATTGATCATGTTAGTATCTGTTGGTCTTTACTTACTGTAGGAGGACATGAGGAAGCCTGTGTTGACCTTTTTGGTGTCACTGAAGTTTGGTTCAATCTCCTTCCCACTTGAGTCATACTTCCTTCGATGGACGCGTTTAGGTTTGATATACAGTACGTAGTAACGAACctgccaaaagaaaaaatatatacagttcGTAGTAACGTATCTGccatatgaaaaaaatatatttctgtTGAACTGCACAGATTGATTCAACTTCTGACTTTTGCAATAACTTTGATTGGAGGAGAAAACACAAAACACGCATGGTAAATAGTTCTGTTTTTAAAAATTTCTAGAGATAAATTTCTTAATGACAATTTGACAATGGGGTTACTAATCTCCCAAGATAGATTTTTAtattagattttattttatattatcatCAGTAAGTATCCAACCAATACCTTCTGATTGTTGACATCAGTCAGCACATGTCTTGAAACATCAACAAGGATTCCTTCAAGAATCACTCCAGGACCACTGTAAAACAAAACAGTAGCCATACATATAATCACAATATAAACAATATTCGAATAATTTGTAGCATTTAATCAACCAATCAGCGTCCGGAGCGACGGGAAGCCGCACGCTCTTAAATCAGCGCTGTACAAGTATGCCCCCTAGTGGATGCCAACACTCAAATTCCATAACGACACTCCAGAAATGCTTTTCCTAGATTTCCTGTCCGATGATAAACACGAATTAATTATATTTCTTTAACAAGATCCGAACATTTTCTCCCTTGGTTGCGTCGTTACAACGGGAAAAACACTGTGTGGATTTGCTAAATTGCATACGTCACCTACCTTTCATGAGAGCCGGGTGACCACACACTGTCACATTTCTCATTGTGCactggtttgttttttaaagatgTGTTATGATAAATACGGCTCATTTTCCACAGATTATTCAGTACAGTTCAATATGTGGTCCAGAAATTCCCGTCGGTGTTTTTCCTGAAACTGACATTTCCGGTTCCTCCCACATGCATGTGCGCTTGTTTTTAAACATTGTACGTACCGTAGTTCTTGTATGGTGTCCAATTTAGTAACAAAAAATGTGTTGCTATTTTGTAAATTGAGAGAGTAAGGGGGAACCCCATCTATGCAAGCATTGAGGCCTCCATGGAATctaaaagtagaaaaaaaaatattaaaagtcaCAATGTGAAAAGACTAGATTGCATGTGGTTAAAATAAATGTTAATTTTTAAAAGACTATTAATTAaaacaatattgttgtttttctaAAGATttcaaaacacttccttaaaaaaatgtgcgtgtgtgggggATGTATCCTCCAAATTTTCTGTTATACTTCACATAGAACAAATATTACACATTATTACTTTACACGTTGTACTCAcaaggaaatattgaagtttagtgtatttttttttatttgggggaCAGACATTAGTTGATACCCAACTATTTTACAAGCAAATCAATGTACATTTTCTATGCCCCTTTAAAACAATGATGAAAAAATAGTGAATAGTATACAAACAGGATTGATAAATCTCAGGTACTACACTGGtgatgaacccaggttaagaaccactgatgtaggaggagtacatttcaccaGTTTTGATAGCAATCTCATTTCTTCTCAATTTTTTCACCCATCTCATCTGTTTTGTGCTGGGTGTTCTCTGCTCCTCAGCTTGGTTTGACATGACTCCTGAAGGAAGAACTAACATGGGCTGGCAACCTATCAAGCTCATTCGTGTCAGTAAAACGGATAGATGCAAGAAACCGTAAATCAAACAGTTATGATAGCTCAAACAAAGGAACTTCTACCAACTTGTAGAAGATACAAGATATATGAACCCAGTCTTGGATCAAATGAGGTTTCCTACTCAGCCAACTTGTTCTCCACTGTGCACATAGCGGGATAGTTGGATGTTGAGCCAGATGTTTCGCTGTTGAGTCCATGCACCCGGAGCCTCGACTTCATACAGACGATCTCTCTGATCTTCATTCAGTTGCAAAAAGTGCCTACACACTTAAAACAGAAGTATTTTGTTTCAAAATGCATGAAATGATTGccttttttctaaaaaaaaataaaaatacaacgcATACAATGCCACTAAGCTTCTCACTGGAGTTAACCTTCAACATGAATGAGTTAAAATAACTATCCGTAATCTTTTTTGGTTTATATGCTGCTGCCCTTAAATGGCAAattttaaattgtgtttttctgggGGTTACACTAGAAAATGCTCTAACCTGCAACCATGCTGGCTGAAAGTGGCACACTGATTCCCAGTACCTCCTCGCTGGGGAAGGAGGAGCAGAAGTCACTCAGCATCTTAAGGCCCAGTCCTCTCCTCCGCCAGCTCGTCCTCACCAGGATAGTGTCTAGAACAGGAACCAGGTAGCAGCGACTACTCCAGCTGTCGCAGAGACTACCTGAAAAAACACACAGATGGGATTGACTCAAGTGTGTACAGCATTAAAGATATTCGAAACAAGTCCAAATATTTTTTGGCCTATATGTAGTCTGAAAGGCtcaatcctattttttttttccaatccaaCCTGGGTCACTTACATATGTGGTCCTATATCGGACACTGTGTAAAGTCCACCCATGAACTCAGCACAAAAATAGTGCCCAGATGCAACAACGTTTTAGTATGATACCCTTGTGCTTGACGGTGTAGAAGCCGACTGCTTGGCCATCTCTCCACAGCAATTTGGCGCTCTCCGTGCGTGGGTGCAGGGAGAAGAGTGCTTCTTCCTGTGACGGCCTCTCCACGACTTGACTCAGCAGGAATATAATGAGCCTCTCCATAAGTGACTGAACCTAAAGAAAACAGGTCGCCCAAATGTAAAACAGTACTTTGTGTTTCTTTGTTGGTCTGAAAGCATTTTTGACTTTTGAAGATCTTTTGAAGATCTTGAACACTACCGTGCTGTCACCGTTACCTGATTCAGCAAGATTGGTGGTGGACCAGGTTTTGAGACATGAATATTTTCTATGGTTGATGTATTGTGGCAGCTGCTTTGATACATATCCAAACATAATTACTGCAACTCTCTAACTTTAAAATTaagccttatcaaaatgaatagtACCACGTTGCAGAAAGTTTCTTGAGAAACATGAACTAAAATCACCACATCATTCTTTTTAGCAAAGCTCCAATTGGAAACATTTGAATCCTCAAATTCTaaaacagtgattttttttttcatgtttaagTCATTCATTTTGAGATTCAGAAATTCAGCGTTTCATCTGCatgtaaaatatataaatatgtttGGGGGCCTTTATGTAATTCCTCACTCTTAGTTTTTTCTCTTTGCAACAATTGAATAAAAATTACAACATAAACAGTAAATGTGTCTAGGTTTTCCAGATTGTTCATGACCAGGATCAAAGTTTAAGTTTCAGTTTCCTCAAAATAACCATATGCATTCAATACTGTCGTAGAGgcacatatataaatatatcaaatatgaAAGTGGGATTACTGGCAGCAAGTCAGTTCTTGTTTTGCAGGATGTCCGTAAAACGTCATTCACACGCCACCAACTTCCATGCAAGTATAAGGCCACCACTAGAAGGCAAATGGACAGCAGGGAGCGTCAGAGGGAGTGtgtatgcatgttttttttttttttttcatgtttgtaATATGTCTGTGTGAGAATGTGTGATCATACCTTGAGCTGGATCATCAGGTGGATGAAGTGACAATAATGAACATCTAGCTTGGTCATCTTCAAACAGTTGCAACCATTTTATGTTATTTGCTGTTATTTGCAACTAATTGGAAAGACAAAGTATAGGTTCCTTGAAAACATGGACATAATTTTGCTTGAGGTAAAATGTCTATCATACAATACATGACAATATAGACCTTAGATGTGCTGGATGACTGAAACCATTCATGACCTTCAGGTCTGGATTCAAGCGACAAAAGATATTGTTCAGATGCTGACGTCAGGTCAGTTTCATCGACAGGTGGAAGGTCTACAGGGAACATCTTCCTGCACAGAATGTAGACGTGGAGTCTACATTGTGGACAACAAAAATAACAAGCATTCAATTAATACAATCAACTAACCTCCAACCCACCTCCCTTCAATGTTCATTTGAGCCACCATAATAATTCATATAAAACACAAAGATAACATTTTTAAATTCATAATGACCTCTTCAGTCAAATAAGCGCTTGTGATTCATTCATACGCCTGTCAGTGAACTTTGTCTTGCGAACGTCAAACAGAAAGCAGATTTCATGCAAAACAAATTCTTTGAAACAATCACTCAGCAAAGGCAAGATAACCTACTTTCCGTCAGACTTAGCTGTGACAAAAAACGAAGGACTGTCATGCTATTTTTAACAAATACTGTACTTCCTTGACACAACACTACAGTCAAGCGAGGAAATGAACTTGTGAAAAACCTAAAAGGCTTGAACAGGAAAAAACAAACCGGAAATGCTTTCAAAGTAAAAGAGCTAAAGCCACTGAAGAAGGGAAGTGTTTTAATTTCCCTTTATTCTGAATCTTTAAACGGAAAACCTTAGCGTATTGATAAGAATGGACTAAAAATGGTGGCATGGTATAGTAAAAGCAAAACAATGTTGCTTGTGCTGGCAGCAAGTCAGCGACTTTTTTGTCAGCGTCGCAGCTTTGCAACGATTAACATCGCCAGGGTAAGTTAGTATTCATATAAGTGCACGccagttttttgttgttgtttaaacAGGTCGAGGTCATGTGGGCTATGTAAAATGTCAATGTATTGTGGGTAATATAATTCCAGTAGAACACATTGATTGCACGAAGTCGGTCCGTTTATGTTATTgtgcaaaaaatgcattttgatagAACGAATGATACTCATTTGGTGCTATATTTCATTATGCTGTCTACAGAATGGCTATAAtatttgactgattgattgtatGTGTTGCCAATGGACTAGTTGGAGTGCAAGGGGGTCCAGATGAATTTGATAAGGCCAGTGCTAGTTATGTTTTACCCGTCGTTTAGTCAGTCACAGATTGTGCAAGTTTTCCCAACTAAAAAGTAATTTTCATCATAAATACACGTCAACTGTGATAcgcaaaatatgaacaaaaatgatgaaaaatcaTATTTTTGATTTTCTTGAAGATTTGTAAATTATAATGGAAAACAAGTATTTGGTCAAtaactttctttctttctttctttctttctttctttctttctttctttctttctttatttctttatttctttatttatttctttatttatttattatactaATATAATGATTTTAATATataatttgtttatttaatatATGCCTGTTGTGTGTCTACACAGAGTGCTGCTTTGGACAGTGCACTTTCTACATTCAGGTCAATATGTGGCGAGGATGGGGTGTCGCTTGGAACTGCTGTCAGAGAGCAACACGGCAAAGATGAATCTGTACACAGGTCAAAGCTACACGAATGTATTTGGAATTTTGGTTGAGAAATGTAAGCATGGCAACATTAACAACGTCTATAGACAGTCAGTTCAGCAAATAATCAGGATTATATTGCTGATATTAACTTGACTGGTCCCTGGATAAATTAATTCTTTCCGTGAAACTCCCTCTTTTCTTATTAGTGTGCATGGTTGCAATCGAGGGTAAGAGAATTGAATAT harbors:
- the arpin gene encoding arpin gives rise to the protein MSRIYHNTSLKNKPVHNEKCDSVWSPGSHESGPGVILEGILVDVSRHVLTDVNNQKVRYYVLYIKPKRVHRRKYDSSGKEIEPNFSDTKKVNTGFLMSSYKVEAKGESDILSEEQLSALIRKAELVKITDKYRPDGTWAFWYPECEMDKTELETETDIRLKTRGNSPFIFSLAKVEGGTVSKCNFAGDEKTGASWTDKIMANKAGADYAQKPGGEGEGSQEDEWDD
- the fam169b gene encoding protein FAM169B, translated to MFPVDLPPVDETDLTSASEQYLLSLESRPEGHEWFQSSSTSKLQITANNIKWLQLFEDDQARCSLLSLHPPDDPAQVVALYLHGSWWRVNDVLRTSCKTRTDLLPVQSLMERLIIFLLSQVVERPSQEEALFSLHPRTESAKLLWRDGQAVGFYTVKHKGSLCDSWSSRCYLVPVLDTILVRTSWRRRGLGLKMLSDFCSSFPSEEVLGISVPLSASMVAVCRHFLQLNEDQRDRLYEVEAPGAWTQQRNIWLNIQLSRYVHSGEQVG